The Cryptomeria japonica chromosome 9, Sugi_1.0, whole genome shotgun sequence DNA segment tatgaaactaggtggagttgatgtctagtacttgcatcTTGTGAAATACCACACGTCTATACAATAACATATACACTTGCATATATCATAGATAATCAAATAGGTGAAAGAGAGTTGTGACATCACACCCTACTCATAAATAAGTGGTATAACATCATCCCTTTCACATTCACAATAGTAATACAATCATGGCAACCACAACATCATTAATAACCTCAACATATCCAATATGAACATGAAGTAGGGTTAACACATAACatgatatcatcatccacataaaaccATAATGTATTAGCTGTCAATATGAAATGTCTAGCACAAGATAAATCATTATAAGAAATAAACATGAACCACATGTCCTAAATAGCGAAATTCTCACAAGGCTAATTGTAAACCTAACTTCAATAATTAAACCAAAGCATAGAGTCAAAATCGCCATAGTAATCGGaatgaatccactaatgtcaaagagCATATCAATATAAATAATGAAACAAGAGGCATCAAGAACATGAACAAGTCCATAAGTATCTATCACATCCTATCATAAAGAATGAATCAGGGAGAGGCACTACATTCATTCCCTCAACAAGCTTCAAGGAACCAAAGGCTACAATATTGTCCTCCCAATCTCTCGCCACAACCCAATCCCCAACAATCTTGGGTTGCCTTTTGAGGCCCTGTCAAAGTTTATCTTATACCAACCTTCCCTTGGTATAGTCCACTCCACCACCTTCTTTAGATAATCCTTCGGATTAACCTGAATATGCCCATTACAGGCCAAACTTGAAACAATCTTAGTGAAAGACAAATGAAGTATAAAACAGTCTAATAAATACAAAATAACTCATCCTAATTGCCCCTCTTAGGACAAAACCTCCCCAAATGTTAAAAAATCCCTATACAAAAGGCTAAAAAGATTGAcagtatttttttaaattaaaaaaaaaactaaaaaaatcttTTGTCTATAGGGCTTAACAAATAGGACTTTAATAACTTGAATGAAAGATTGTCACCACCCACTTAATTGTTCTAACTTGGTTAACTTTAAATTAGTATTCTAATTGAACCCCTAATTATTGTCAAGAGACATTCCACAATGACAATAAAGGATATAACATAATAAGGTGAATATGTTAACAAAAAATTATATCTTTTATCTTAAATTTGGTTTCTATTTAGATGTCAAAATATTACTATTTAACAATAAACATAATCTTTCAAGAGAATAAACAACACATTTAATTCAAATCTCCATTTATGTAGTAAATAAAATAGTGCCaaagtaaattaaaaaaataacttctATGTAATTAAAATACCTCTAAATTGATATCTCTTGGCATTTTTTAGATAGGTTTATTTCAAACATCTATACAACTTAAATAATTTTTTCACATTTCTATAGAGATGTGTAAGAGATTAGACAATTGATGGATAATATCTATAGAAGATGGACAAATAATATCTGTAAAAGATAGACAAATAATATAATGATGTGAAATTACAAAATTACCATTGAAAATCTAGTATTAATTTGATTTTAATACAAATCATTATAAAAACATGTCCTGCAACTCAAATAATCAAtactattttttaaataaaatgtacAAACTAATGAGTAGTATTTTAAAAATCTTTTCATACTTCCATAAGCTTTAAGTTTATGCTCAAAATATTTTGTATAttcaataattttattatttaatgacAAAGTCCATGTTGTATGCATCTAAATAATATTACTCTTTAATTTTGGATAGCACAAGAGTAAAAACTTACACATTTCAAGTTTTGCTTGATACTTACTTAAAGATGCCCTAATATCCGTGCACTTAATATCCCAATAATCATACACTTAAAGATGCCCTAATATCCATGCACTTAAAATTGCTAATTCCTTATACAAATATCCCATTAATCTTAGACAAATGAACCAATTATAAAACAAAAGAAGTAAAAAAATGAGCTCCTAATAACCCTAAATTCAACAATGTTCAAAATAGAGAGAATtctagaatatatatattttttgattatATATCAAAAAGTCAGTACAAATCACCATAAATGTCTGGGTATAGCGAGTATCAAGGCATCAAAGGAAGGTGCAGTCATCAAAAATTAATAAACTACGAGTATCACCACATATGGAAGATGATAATCACTATTACATCATATTATATGAACAAGATAGAGAATCTAAGGAGTAGTAATAGACTATGTGAATGAAATTTCAGAGCCTAGAGAAGAGATAACTCCCACTATTGGGATCCATGCTACCCAACCCATGTCTCCATCTTGCCATACTTCCATACAGCCATCAAGAATGTCCTGCCTGTGAGGGCGTGAGGTGCTCTGGTGGATTCGGCCAGCTTCCCCCCGAGAAATTTCCATATGTAGGTGTTTGCGATCAATCTGTCTCATGAAAGCCACGAGTGCTTGCTCAAATGCTGCCTTTCTTGGTTCATCTCTCTCCCATGTGAATCCATGGGATAGCTCTCTGATGTAGACAATGGTAGCTCCTTCCTTTATCCATTTGTCAAACTTCTCTGAGTCAAGCTTTAAGACCACAGTGACCTGCAATGAGACAGTATGAAAAAacgagtctcctaagagactcagtgaggtgcctggtgttgttattaaagacatcatcattacgatatttccaaatgagccaaaggacttctaaagataaacaagaccagaagatatttgcaattttcctACAACCCTTAATGTAGCCTAAAACAACATTAATGATTTCAACACAATTAACATCCAAATTTAAACCGAACAAATTCCAGATCTCTTTTGCAAAATGATAGTAAAAAAGGATATGTTTCATAGTCTCAGGAGTTCTACAATTTGCAGATTAGGTGGTTACCTTCCTTATCCTTAAGAGGGAGTTTATTTAACAACAGTCTCCAACCAAAAAACTATTTTTTTGGTTCATTCGGGGTCATCCAAAATTTGCCTAATCTGTCCTTCCAAATCCTAGGGTCCACTCTAGATCCTAGCATTTATTTaggtgaagaaaaatggtatcTGCTTCAGTGAGTGATGCATAGATGATTTTGGCCTTCAGAGAGGAAAGAGGTGTGCCATCAACCCAACCAATTGCAGAAGAGGATGAGAGGGAATGAGATATGAGCAGTTGGGGAAGAGCGTTGGATAAGGCAGATCTAAGCATGTGTATAGATTCTGTGTTGGGATACCGGAATAGCAAAGGCAAGTTTCAGATCCTCCCATGTTCTCAGTTGGCCATTCTCCAGAATCTGTGCAAAGTGTCTAATTCCCATATTGTTCCATTTAAGAGCAAAGCAACCTTGAAGAGCTACTAGTGGTTTTCCATGATAACTTAGATTCCACCAGATAGATCTATCACTAGTGAGTTGTCCCTGTTTACATCCcttcatattgtattgcaccaaatGTTTCACCTGTTCCCAAACTTTCCATAGGGATTTGAAAACTCTTGATCCAGCTGGGGCTACATCCATCTATCCAAGAAGAAGGTCAATCATAGGGAGGCCTTTCCATTTCTTAGCTTTTTTTGGAATTGAGGAAGATATATTGTTTCTTATTAAAACTTTCCGTGGCTCCTCACCATCAATGGCATGGAGAATCCATTTGGAGGCAAGGGCTATCCCTTGAGTTCTTAGATCTTTTAGTCCCATCCCACCATATAGTTTGTGCATAGCACACCATTCCCATTTCACCGCATGCTGCTTCTTGATACCTttcccatcagaccaaaggaatgcCCTTATTTGCTTTTGAATATGGTTAAATTGGTAGTTTTTTAAGAGCCAAGCAGCAGAGAAATAGATGTTGTATGATGCCAAAATCTTTTGACATACCTGAAATCTTCCAGCCAGAGATAGATAGTTCCTATTCCATTTGGAGAGTTTCTTTTCTATcttattccttacccattcccacatctCCTTTAGGTTTGGACAAACAGAGAAGGGGATACCTAGATATTTCACCAATTGGGAAGGACCCAACCAATTGAGAGAGAATTTTGTGAGCCAATCCGGAGGTCTGTCATCCCAGCCAAGTAGGTTAGATTTATGCATTGAAATCTTACTTCCAGAGGCCAGGCAAAAAACTTTTATATTTTCTAGCAGAGTAGTAAGGTTCTCTTCTTCTAGTTTAATTAGCATtgcagtatcatcaacaaattggacattacatatttccttttgaatAGATAAGGATATGCCCCTGATAGGAGGAGTGACAGAGGAATCTTTGATTAGATAGGCCATTGCATCAGCAGCTATAACAAACAAGGCAGGAGTAAGAGGACAACCTTGCCTTATTGACTTGGATAGTGCAAATTTGGGGGATCTTATTCCATTTACTTCAACTGAGGcattgacatcacacaatagagtTTTAACCAATTTACAGAACCCTGAGGGGAATCCTAGAGTCTGGAGCATCTGAATAATATATTCCCATTCTATTCTGTCATAGGCTTTCTCGAAGTCAATGAGTAGCATTGCCCCATTCTGACCTGTTTCTTTAGCCCAATGGAGTGACTCCCAACATGTGATTAGGTTCTCTAGAATATACCACCCTTTGACAAACCCTGTTTGTGTAGTACTGATGATTTTTGGTAGAATATTTTCCAATCTACTTGCTATCAGCTTTGCTAGTATCTTATATGATACATTTAATAGTGTACTGGGTCTCCAGTTTTTGACAAGGGTTCTATCACCCTctttggggaggagtttgatcagACCTTGGTTTATGTTTCCCCCCAGGGATACCTTGTGAATATCCTCTGAGTATATCTCATGGAGGTCCTCCACTATCCATTCAATGTTGTCCTTGTAGAATTCTACTGGGAACCCATCGGGTCCAGGAGACTTGTCATTACTGAGGGTCTCTAttgcttctttgatttcttttttGGAGATTGCAGCCTCTAGAATCTTGCTATCCTCATTATCAAGGAGTTTGCGGACTAAGGACATGATTAATCTCCTTGCATTGTCCTGTTCTTTCCTAATTGGTTCTGCAGAAAACAATTTTTTGTAGTATTGAGCAAAACATTCAAGAATTTCCTTTGGATCAGAGAGATTTTATTGTCCTCCCATATGGAATCTATATTCTCTCTTGCTTGTTTCATTTTGAGCAGATGGAAGAAAAACTTAGTTCCTCGATCCCTTGCATCTAACCAGTTGAGTTTAGCTCTTGCTCTCCAACCATTAATTTTTTGGTTTTGTATCCTTCTAAGTTCGTTCCTGGCCCTGATGAGTTGATAGGTGAGTGTTTCACTTTCTAGGTCCCCTTGTAGTTCTAATTCAGCCACTTGTAGTGCATTTTATAATTGCATCTCATTAGCTCTGATATCTTTAGCTTTCTTTTTACCTACCACCTGACAAAGTAAGGTCTAGGTTTCAATATTTTGGTTCCACCTTTCTATTTTTGATAACTTGCTGTTTGCACATTTATTGAACATTCTAACCAGGTATATTGCACACTTGAGATCACCATCTTCTAGCAAGCTAGTGTTCATTCTGAAATTCAAATTAAGGCTGGGTGGGGCAATTTTGCTACTCGATATCTTCAACCCAATCATAATGGGGTGGTGATTAGATAATGTATATGGAATGACTGCATACTGAACTCCCTCCTCATTCTTGACAATTTCAAAGTAGTCCCTGTTGAAGTAAAATCTGTCTAGCTTGCAACACTTTCTTATTGTATTGTTGATGGTTACACCAGATGTACCAGATTAATTTGTGTTCTCCTTTTTTACCCTGCTATTGGATCAATGAACTTCAACTTGTTGATCATCCTTTCCCAATGAATCCTCTCCGCTCCTTTCCATTCAACTTTGTTTCCCCCTTGTTTGTCTTGTGCATTGAGTACCATATTAAAGTCACCTCCTAGGAGTAAGGGGATGTCTTCTAACTTTGAAATCTGTGTAGGGTTTTAGTCTGTCGTAGCTACTTTGCAACTCAGTTTTCCTACGGAGAAAATGGTGGTACTGGTGCGAGCAGCCCTGTCATTGAGAACTTGTTGATCATCCTCTCTCAATGAATCCTCTCCGCTCCTTTCCATTCAACTTTGTTTCCCCCTTGTTTTTCTTGTGCATTGAGTATCATATTAAAGTCACCTCCTGGGAGCCAGGGGATGTCTTCTAACTTTGAAATCTGTGTAGGGTTTTAGTCTGTCGTAGCTACTTTGCAACTCAGTTTTCCTACGGAGAAAATGGTGGTACTGGTGCGAGCAGCCCTGTCCTTGAGAGCAAGTCTCAGTCTCTGTTCTTCTAACAGGGTTTCGCTGTTAGCAAACAAAGGTGTAAGCCTCAGGGGCTTAAGGATTTCTTCACATCCATCTGTAGGGTTTCGCAATGGACGCTTTCTTGGAGGGATAACAATACCGCAACCTGTCATTCTACCGACACTGAGACGCTATGCAACAATACCCACTACATCGTCTGTGAAGACCTTTCTACTCGATGGCTGCGATTACGAGCACTGGCTCATTGTCATGGGAGCCCCCGAGGGTAACCCCACCAGAGATGAGATTATTGATAGCTACATCAAGACGCTTGCACAGGTCGTGGGAAGGTGAGGACCTCTAATTTTACTGTTTTTTCTTTCCCAAAACAGACAGAATTGCTATCTTAATTTTTGTTTATTATGTGCAGAGGGGGTTTTCGATTTAGTGTTTGAGGTTTTTATGCTTGTCATGTTTTATCTTGGGTATTGGGAAACAAGCATAGGTTTGACTATGTAATTGCAGCAAAGATAAAATCTTCGGTGCTGGGAATCTCCATAGTTCTGGCTATGTAGGTTCAGAAGTGCAGCAAAGATAAATTCTTGGGTATTGAGAAACAAGTATAGGTTTGGTTGTGTAAGTGCAAGATAAAATGGGGCATTAATTTGATTTAAAATGgtttctgattgttttgattttacAGCGAGGAGGAAGCTAGGATGAAAATGTACTCGGTTTCAACAAAGCATTATTTTGCTTTTGGCTGCCTGGTTTCAGAGGAACTGTCCTACAAGATTAAGCGTATGCGTAGTTCTTGGATAATAGTAGCTATGCATTTTTTTTTACATCTATTTGAGTTACCTAATGTAAATTTTAATGAGTTTTTGTCTTTAATTGCAGCTCTTCCTAATGTTCTCGGGGTGTGGCCTGATGCGTACTCGGATCCACGTACCAAGTCGTATGGAGGTAAGAATGTTGTCCAAAACTGTAAGGTTTATATTGTGGTCGACAACTCACTCTGTAATCATGTGTAATGGTGACTTATTATAGATCTTCCTAGACACATGGTGCATTTGGAATATTTTCCAATGATTTTGATGTAGAATACTTGATAGGCTCATGTAGTATTATGTGGATTGTGTTTAACTTTGTTTAGGTAATGCTTTTCATGGTGGAACTTCTTTTCGTGCAGTCCGCTGCAACGATTTGAATGCataatatttgtattttttttagcTTTAATCCACTGGTGATTTGTATTTGATGGCACTAGCCATCCAACATTCGGGATGTATTATGGGGGCATCATGAAGAGCATGTTCAATCCATCACATGGCTTCCGATCACGCTTTTCAAGACCATTTGCCTCTTGATGTTTTTTCCCACTTTGATAACATTTCCAAGTTTATAAGAGGAGTTTGTGTCTCCTCTGTGCAATGAATTACAGCAGAAACAAGTCCTACAGTCATATATTGAAAGCAAACTGTAATTTCCTGCAGGGCTTCAAGCTGAGCTCTCTTATCCTTAAGACAGTCTTGTAGGAGACCCTTCCGGAATCCTATCAACATGATCTACTTTGGCCGAGAGAACTGCGAGCAAGTTAGCCTGTAGCTTTTCAAGACCATTTATCTCTTGACATTTTTCTTCTGCACTAATAACAATTCCAAGTTTATAAGAGGAGTTTGTCTCCCCTGGGCAATGAATAACAGCAGAAAAGTCCTGTAGTCATATATTTGATAGAAACTATGTCTAGTTCATCATATAGAAGGAAGCAAAACAAATGCAATCAAAGAAATCCCAATTTCTAATTTTAAGAACATGAGAATTGTTGTGACCacatcacacatcgccccatcaagatGGGGACCCCCCGTTTTTTTTAGGTTTTGCCTCCTCTAGGAGTAGTCTCTCTTTGCTCTTTTCTAGTGAATGGAGTGGAGTAGGTCATCAAGTGTTGCAAGAATGATTCGAAGATGAAGGACTCAAGATTGAACAAGCTAAGTAAAGTCATGTGAAATAGCTAAGTGAAGAGTCATTCATAACGTTGCGTACCTTGTCCCAATTTGAGAGCAAAATTTTGTTAAGACCATGACCTTGCTCACTCATTGGAGAGAATTTACCTAAGTAACTTGACCCTGTACCTTGCTGGGGTTCTAGAGCGAAAAAATTTCACCAAGGTCATGTCATTGCTAAGGTCCTAGAGTGAATTTCCTCCATAGATGTTTTTAAGGGTCGAATTGATAATGTTTTCATATGGACATGTTGGAAAAATCGAGGTCAAAATCAACCAAGTGAAAGAGCGATTTTCAAGTCTTGTCCTTGGAGAGGTCCTAGAGTGAACTCAAAGGTCATGTCCTTGCTAAGGATCCATAGCGAATCCTTCTTTATATGATGTACCTTGTAAAAGATCAAGAGTGAATTTGCCCatattgagacatggaccagctaggactcaaacctaggaccttccatacgctgctggagtgctctaccattgagctactggcccctcttggactagtccatcgttggtcagggtgtggcttatttccaacaccaacaccccttaagccacacctcttgtgtgcttggggctactagcttggacctggctctgataccatgttgagacatggaccagctaggactcgaacctaggaccttccatacccTTTTGGAGTGCTCTACtattgagctattggcccctcttggaccggTCCATCGTTGGTTttggtgtggcttatttccaacaccaacagtccAATTGAAAATCAACAATGAATTTCACCTCCAAGTCTTGTCCTTGCCAAGGTCCAAGAGCGATTTTTATCTTCAAGGttatgtccttccaaaggacatagagcAAAAATCTTTACCAAGCTCATGTCCTTCCAAGGGTTATGGAGCGAGATTTTATTTTAGGTCTTGTCCTTGCTAAGGTCAGAGAGCGAATTTCATCTTGTCCCTACCAAGGTCCTAGAGTGAATTATTTCCAATCGATGTACCTCCTGAAGGTCTTGGAGCGAATTGCAATACAAGGTCACGTACCTTAGAAAGGACATGGAGCGGATTTTTTATCCAAGTCATGTCCTTGGAAAGAACACACAACGAATTTCATTTTTGAGTCCTGTCCTTGGAAAGGACCTAGAGCGTAATCCTTATCATAGAGTCTtgtccttgctaaggacatggagCAAACTTtttaccttgaccttgtccttg contains these protein-coding regions:
- the LOC131052101 gene encoding multiple organellar RNA editing factor 8, chloroplastic/mitochondrial isoform X1; protein product: MVVLVRAALSLRASLSLCSSNRVSLLANKGVSLRGLRISSHPSVGFRNGRFLGGITIPQPVILPTLRRYATIPTTSSVKTFLLDGCDYEHWLIVMGAPEGNPTRDEIIDSYIKTLAQVVGSEEEARMKMYSVSTKHYFAFGCLVSEELSYKIKPLPNVLGVWPDAYSDPRTKSYGGEPFINGQAVPYDPKYHEEWVRDNARCNKRRSDDRPRNFDWSRDFERRREMRNNAYQWRPWKYNRGY
- the LOC131052101 gene encoding multiple organellar RNA editing factor 8, chloroplastic/mitochondrial isoform X2 is translated as MVVLVRAALSLRASLSLCSSNRVSLLANKGVSLRGLRISSHPSVGFRNGRFLGGITIPQPVILPTLRRYATIPTTSSVKTFLLDGCDYEHWLIVMGAPEGNPTRDEIIDSYIKTLAQVVGSEEEARMKMYSVSTKHYFAFGCLVSEELSYKIKPLPNVLGVWPDAYSDPRTKSYGGEPFINGQAVPYGPKYHEEWVRNNAC